In one window of Drosophila mauritiana strain mau12 chromosome X, ASM438214v1, whole genome shotgun sequence DNA:
- the LOC117148672 gene encoding troponin T, skeletal muscle isoform X6 encodes MKSTPAPRRRRLSRKPARRRKKPPQTPAEGEGDPEFIKRQDQKRSDLDDQLKEYITEWRKQRSKEEDELKKLKEKQAKRKVTRAEEEQKMAQRKKEEEERRVREAEEKKQREIEEKRMRLEEAEKKRQAMLQAMKDKDKKGPNFTIAKKDAGVLGLSSAAMERNKTKEQLEEEKKISLSFRIKPLAIEGFGEAKLREKAQELWELIVKLETEKYDLEERQKRQDYDLKELKERQKQQLRHKALKKGLDPEALTGKYPPKIQVASKYERRVDTRSYDDKKKLFEGGWDEISKDSSEKIWNEKKEQYTGRQKSKLPKWFGERPGKKAGEPETPEGEEDAKADEDIVEDDEEVEEEVVEEEDEEAEEDEEEEEEEEEEEEEEEEEEEEEEEEEEEEEE; translated from the exons ATGAAGAGTACAC CAGctccgaggaggaggaggttgTCGAGGAAACCCGCGAGGAGACGTAA AAAACCACCTCAGACACCAGCCGA AGGAGAGGGCGACCCAGAGTTCATCAAGCGTCAGGACCAGAAGCGCTCCGACCTCGATGATCAGCTGAAAGAATACATCACCGAGTGGCGCAAACAGAGATCCAAGGAGGAGGATGAGCTGAAGAAGCTGAAGGAGAAGCAGGCCAAGCGCAAGGTCACCCGCGCCGAGGAGGAGCAAAAGATGGCCCAGCgcaagaaggaggaggaggagcgccGTGTCCGTGAGGCTGAGGAGAAGAAGCAGCGCGAGATCGAGGAGAAGCGCATGCGTCTCGAGGAGGCCGAGAAGAAGCGCCAGGCTATGCTGCAGGCCATGAAGGACAAGGACAAGAAGGGCCCCAACTTCACCATTGCCAAGAAGGATGCAGGCGTG tTGGGACTCTCGTCCGCCGCCATGGAACGCAACAAGACTAAGGAACAGTtggaggaggagaagaagaTCTCGCTGTCGTTCCGCATCAAGCCCTTGGCCATCGAAGGATTCGGCGAGGCTAAGCTGCGCGAGAAGGCCCAGGAGCTGTGGGAGCTCATTGTCAAATTGGAAACTGAGAAGTATGACTTGGAAGAAAGGCAGAAACGTCAGGACTACGAT TTGAAAGAGTTGAAGGAAAGACAGAAGCAACAGCTCAGGCACAAAGCCTTGAAGAAGGGTCTCGACCCGGAAGCATTGACTGGCAAATACCCG CCCAAGATCCAAGTCGCCTCCAAGTATGAGCGACGTGTGGACACCCGCTCTTATGACGACAAGAAGAAGCTCTTCGAGGGT GGCTGGGATGAGATCTCCAAGGACTCGAGCGAGAAGATCTGGAACGAGAAGAAGGAGCAATACACCGGCCGTCAAAAAT CCAAACTGCCAAAGTGGTTCGGCGAGCGACCAGGCAAGAAGGCCGGTGAGCCCGAGACACCCGAAGGCGAGGAGGACGCCAAGGCCGATGAGGACATCGTCGAGGATGATGAGGAGGTCGAGGAGGAGGTCGTTGAGGAGGAAGATGAGGAGGccgaggaggatgaggaggaggaggaggaggaagaggaggaagaagaggaagaggaggaggaagaggaggaggaggaagaagaggaagaggaggaggaggaataG
- the LOC117148672 gene encoding troponin T, skeletal muscle isoform X9 has product MSDDEEYTSSEEEEVVEETREETGEGDPEFIKRQDQKRSDLDDQLKEYITEWRKQRSKEEDELKKLKEKQAKRKVTRAEEEQKMAQRKKEEEERRVREAEEKKQREIEEKRMRLEEAEKKRQAMLQAMKDKDKKGPNFTIAKKDAGVLGLSSAAMERNKTKEQLEEEKKISLSFRIKPLAIEGFGEAKLREKAQELWELIVKLETEKYDLEERQKRQDYDLKELKERQKQQLRHKALKKGLDPEALTGKYPPKIQVASKYERRVDTRSYDDKKKLFEGGWDEISKDSSEKIWNEKKEQYTGRQKSKLPKWFGERPGKKAGEPETPEGEEDAKADEDIVEDDEEVEEEVVEEEDEEAEEDEEEEEEEEEEEEEEEEEEEEEEEEEEEEEE; this is encoded by the exons ATGTCCGACGATGAAGAGTACAC CAGctccgaggaggaggaggttgTCGAGGAAACCCGCGAGGAGAC AGGAGAGGGCGACCCAGAGTTCATCAAGCGTCAGGACCAGAAGCGCTCCGACCTCGATGATCAGCTGAAAGAATACATCACCGAGTGGCGCAAACAGAGATCCAAGGAGGAGGATGAGCTGAAGAAGCTGAAGGAGAAGCAGGCCAAGCGCAAGGTCACCCGCGCCGAGGAGGAGCAAAAGATGGCCCAGCgcaagaaggaggaggaggagcgccGTGTCCGTGAGGCTGAGGAGAAGAAGCAGCGCGAGATCGAGGAGAAGCGCATGCGTCTCGAGGAGGCCGAGAAGAAGCGCCAGGCTATGCTGCAGGCCATGAAGGACAAGGACAAGAAGGGCCCCAACTTCACCATTGCCAAGAAGGATGCAGGCGTG tTGGGACTCTCGTCCGCCGCCATGGAACGCAACAAGACTAAGGAACAGTtggaggaggagaagaagaTCTCGCTGTCGTTCCGCATCAAGCCCTTGGCCATCGAAGGATTCGGCGAGGCTAAGCTGCGCGAGAAGGCCCAGGAGCTGTGGGAGCTCATTGTCAAATTGGAAACTGAGAAGTATGACTTGGAAGAAAGGCAGAAACGTCAGGACTACGAT TTGAAAGAGTTGAAGGAAAGACAGAAGCAACAGCTCAGGCACAAAGCCTTGAAGAAGGGTCTCGACCCGGAAGCATTGACTGGCAAATACCCG CCCAAGATCCAAGTCGCCTCCAAGTATGAGCGACGTGTGGACACCCGCTCTTATGACGACAAGAAGAAGCTCTTCGAGGGT GGCTGGGATGAGATCTCCAAGGACTCGAGCGAGAAGATCTGGAACGAGAAGAAGGAGCAATACACCGGCCGTCAAAAAT CCAAACTGCCAAAGTGGTTCGGCGAGCGACCAGGCAAGAAGGCCGGTGAGCCCGAGACACCCGAAGGCGAGGAGGACGCCAAGGCCGATGAGGACATCGTCGAGGATGATGAGGAGGTCGAGGAGGAGGTCGTTGAGGAGGAAGATGAGGAGGccgaggaggatgaggaggaggaggaggaggaagaggaggaagaagaggaagaggaggaggaagaggaggaggaggaagaagaggaagaggaggaggaggaataG
- the LOC117148672 gene encoding troponin T, skeletal muscle isoform X3, whose translation MSDDEEYTSEEEEVVEETREETKPPQTPAEGEGDPEFIKRQDQKRSDLDDQLKEYITEWRKQRSKEEDELKKLKEKQAKRKVTRAEEEQKMAQRKKEEEERRVREAEEKKQREIEEKRMRLEEAEKKRQAMLQAMKDKDKKGPNFTIAKKDAGVLGLSSAAMERNKTKEQLEEEKKISLSFRIKPLAIEGFGEAKLREKAQELWELIVKLETEKYDLEERQKRQDYDLKELKERQKQQLRHKALKKGLDPEALTGKYPPKIQVASKYERRVDTRSYDDKKKLFEGGWDEISKDSSEKIWNEKKEQYTGRQKSKLPKWFGERPGKKAGEPETPEGEEDAKADEDIVEDDEEVEEEVVEEEDEEAEEDEEEEEEEEEEEEEEEEEEEEEEEEEEEEEE comes from the exons ATGTCCGACGATGAAGAGTACAC ctccgaggaggaggaggttgTCGAGGAAACCCGCGAGGAGAC AAAACCACCTCAGACACCAGCCGA AGGAGAGGGCGACCCAGAGTTCATCAAGCGTCAGGACCAGAAGCGCTCCGACCTCGATGATCAGCTGAAAGAATACATCACCGAGTGGCGCAAACAGAGATCCAAGGAGGAGGATGAGCTGAAGAAGCTGAAGGAGAAGCAGGCCAAGCGCAAGGTCACCCGCGCCGAGGAGGAGCAAAAGATGGCCCAGCgcaagaaggaggaggaggagcgccGTGTCCGTGAGGCTGAGGAGAAGAAGCAGCGCGAGATCGAGGAGAAGCGCATGCGTCTCGAGGAGGCCGAGAAGAAGCGCCAGGCTATGCTGCAGGCCATGAAGGACAAGGACAAGAAGGGCCCCAACTTCACCATTGCCAAGAAGGATGCAGGCGTG tTGGGACTCTCGTCCGCCGCCATGGAACGCAACAAGACTAAGGAACAGTtggaggaggagaagaagaTCTCGCTGTCGTTCCGCATCAAGCCCTTGGCCATCGAAGGATTCGGCGAGGCTAAGCTGCGCGAGAAGGCCCAGGAGCTGTGGGAGCTCATTGTCAAATTGGAAACTGAGAAGTATGACTTGGAAGAAAGGCAGAAACGTCAGGACTACGAT TTGAAAGAGTTGAAGGAAAGACAGAAGCAACAGCTCAGGCACAAAGCCTTGAAGAAGGGTCTCGACCCGGAAGCATTGACTGGCAAATACCCG CCCAAGATCCAAGTCGCCTCCAAGTATGAGCGACGTGTGGACACCCGCTCTTATGACGACAAGAAGAAGCTCTTCGAGGGT GGCTGGGATGAGATCTCCAAGGACTCGAGCGAGAAGATCTGGAACGAGAAGAAGGAGCAATACACCGGCCGTCAAAAAT CCAAACTGCCAAAGTGGTTCGGCGAGCGACCAGGCAAGAAGGCCGGTGAGCCCGAGACACCCGAAGGCGAGGAGGACGCCAAGGCCGATGAGGACATCGTCGAGGATGATGAGGAGGTCGAGGAGGAGGTCGTTGAGGAGGAAGATGAGGAGGccgaggaggatgaggaggaggaggaggaggaagaggaggaagaagaggaagaggaggaggaagaggaggaggaggaagaagaggaagaggaggaggaggaataG
- the LOC117148672 gene encoding troponin T, skeletal muscle isoform X12 → MSDDEEYTSSEEEEVVEETREETGEGDPEFIKRQDQKRSDLDDQLKEYITEWRKQRSKEEDELKKLKEKQAKRKVTRAEEEQKMAQRKKEEEERRVREAEEKKQREIEEKRMRLEEAEKKRQAMLQAMKDKDKKGPNFTIAKKDAGLGLSSAAMERNKTKEQLEEEKKISLSFRIKPLAIEGFGEAKLREKAQELWELIVKLETEKYDLEERQKRQDYDLKELKERQKQQLRHKALKKGLDPEALTGKYPPKIQVASKYERRVDTRSYDDKKKLFEGGWDEISKDSSEKIWNEKKEQYTGRQKSKLPKWFGERPGKKAGEPETPEGEEDAKADEDIVEDDEEVEEEVVEEEDEEAEEDEEEEEEEEEEEEEEEEEEEEEEEEEEEEEE, encoded by the exons ATGTCCGACGATGAAGAGTACAC CAGctccgaggaggaggaggttgTCGAGGAAACCCGCGAGGAGAC AGGAGAGGGCGACCCAGAGTTCATCAAGCGTCAGGACCAGAAGCGCTCCGACCTCGATGATCAGCTGAAAGAATACATCACCGAGTGGCGCAAACAGAGATCCAAGGAGGAGGATGAGCTGAAGAAGCTGAAGGAGAAGCAGGCCAAGCGCAAGGTCACCCGCGCCGAGGAGGAGCAAAAGATGGCCCAGCgcaagaaggaggaggaggagcgccGTGTCCGTGAGGCTGAGGAGAAGAAGCAGCGCGAGATCGAGGAGAAGCGCATGCGTCTCGAGGAGGCCGAGAAGAAGCGCCAGGCTATGCTGCAGGCCATGAAGGACAAGGACAAGAAGGGCCCCAACTTCACCATTGCCAAGAAGGATGCAGGC tTGGGACTCTCGTCCGCCGCCATGGAACGCAACAAGACTAAGGAACAGTtggaggaggagaagaagaTCTCGCTGTCGTTCCGCATCAAGCCCTTGGCCATCGAAGGATTCGGCGAGGCTAAGCTGCGCGAGAAGGCCCAGGAGCTGTGGGAGCTCATTGTCAAATTGGAAACTGAGAAGTATGACTTGGAAGAAAGGCAGAAACGTCAGGACTACGAT TTGAAAGAGTTGAAGGAAAGACAGAAGCAACAGCTCAGGCACAAAGCCTTGAAGAAGGGTCTCGACCCGGAAGCATTGACTGGCAAATACCCG CCCAAGATCCAAGTCGCCTCCAAGTATGAGCGACGTGTGGACACCCGCTCTTATGACGACAAGAAGAAGCTCTTCGAGGGT GGCTGGGATGAGATCTCCAAGGACTCGAGCGAGAAGATCTGGAACGAGAAGAAGGAGCAATACACCGGCCGTCAAAAAT CCAAACTGCCAAAGTGGTTCGGCGAGCGACCAGGCAAGAAGGCCGGTGAGCCCGAGACACCCGAAGGCGAGGAGGACGCCAAGGCCGATGAGGACATCGTCGAGGATGATGAGGAGGTCGAGGAGGAGGTCGTTGAGGAGGAAGATGAGGAGGccgaggaggatgaggaggaggaggaggaggaagaggaggaagaagaggaagaggaggaggaagaggaggaggaggaagaagaggaagaggaggaggaggaataG
- the LOC117148672 gene encoding troponin T, skeletal muscle isoform X4, giving the protein MSDDEEYTSSEEEEVVEETREETKPPQTPAEGEGDPEFIKRQDQKRSDLDDQLKEYITEWRKQRSKEEDELKKLKEKQAKRKVTRAEEEQKMAQRKKEEEERRVREAEEKKQREIEEKRMRLEEAEKKRQAMLQAMKDKDKKGPNFTIAKKDAGLGLSSAAMERNKTKEQLEEEKKISLSFRIKPLAIEGFGEAKLREKAQELWELIVKLETEKYDLEERQKRQDYDLKELKERQKQQLRHKALKKGLDPEALTGKYPPKIQVASKYERRVDTRSYDDKKKLFEGGWDEISKDSSEKIWNEKKEQYTGRQKSKLPKWFGERPGKKAGEPETPEGEEDAKADEDIVEDDEEVEEEVVEEEDEEAEEDEEEEEEEEEEEEEEEEEEEEEEEEEEEEEE; this is encoded by the exons ATGTCCGACGATGAAGAGTACAC CAGctccgaggaggaggaggttgTCGAGGAAACCCGCGAGGAGAC AAAACCACCTCAGACACCAGCCGA AGGAGAGGGCGACCCAGAGTTCATCAAGCGTCAGGACCAGAAGCGCTCCGACCTCGATGATCAGCTGAAAGAATACATCACCGAGTGGCGCAAACAGAGATCCAAGGAGGAGGATGAGCTGAAGAAGCTGAAGGAGAAGCAGGCCAAGCGCAAGGTCACCCGCGCCGAGGAGGAGCAAAAGATGGCCCAGCgcaagaaggaggaggaggagcgccGTGTCCGTGAGGCTGAGGAGAAGAAGCAGCGCGAGATCGAGGAGAAGCGCATGCGTCTCGAGGAGGCCGAGAAGAAGCGCCAGGCTATGCTGCAGGCCATGAAGGACAAGGACAAGAAGGGCCCCAACTTCACCATTGCCAAGAAGGATGCAGGC tTGGGACTCTCGTCCGCCGCCATGGAACGCAACAAGACTAAGGAACAGTtggaggaggagaagaagaTCTCGCTGTCGTTCCGCATCAAGCCCTTGGCCATCGAAGGATTCGGCGAGGCTAAGCTGCGCGAGAAGGCCCAGGAGCTGTGGGAGCTCATTGTCAAATTGGAAACTGAGAAGTATGACTTGGAAGAAAGGCAGAAACGTCAGGACTACGAT TTGAAAGAGTTGAAGGAAAGACAGAAGCAACAGCTCAGGCACAAAGCCTTGAAGAAGGGTCTCGACCCGGAAGCATTGACTGGCAAATACCCG CCCAAGATCCAAGTCGCCTCCAAGTATGAGCGACGTGTGGACACCCGCTCTTATGACGACAAGAAGAAGCTCTTCGAGGGT GGCTGGGATGAGATCTCCAAGGACTCGAGCGAGAAGATCTGGAACGAGAAGAAGGAGCAATACACCGGCCGTCAAAAAT CCAAACTGCCAAAGTGGTTCGGCGAGCGACCAGGCAAGAAGGCCGGTGAGCCCGAGACACCCGAAGGCGAGGAGGACGCCAAGGCCGATGAGGACATCGTCGAGGATGATGAGGAGGTCGAGGAGGAGGTCGTTGAGGAGGAAGATGAGGAGGccgaggaggatgaggaggaggaggaggaggaagaggaggaagaagaggaagaggaggaggaagaggaggaggaggaagaagaggaagaggaggaggaggaataG
- the LOC117148672 gene encoding troponin T, skeletal muscle isoform X1 — protein sequence MSDDEEYTSSEEEEVVEETREETKPPQTPAEGEGDPEFIKRQDQKRSDLDDQLKEYITEWRKQRSKEEDELKKLKEKQAKRKVTRAEEEQKMAQRKKEEEERRVREAEEKKQREIEEKRMRLEEAEKKRQAMLQAMKDKDKKGPNFTIAKKDAGVLGLSSAAMERNKTKEQLEEEKKISLSFRIKPLAIEGFGEAKLREKAQELWELIVKLETEKYDLEERQKRQDYDLKELKERQKQQLRHKALKKGLDPEALTGKYPPKIQVASKYERRVDTRSYDDKKKLFEGGWDEISKDSSEKIWNEKKEQYTGRQKSKLPKWFGERPGKKAGEPETPEGEEDAKADEDIVEDDEEVEEEVVEEEDEEAEEDEEEEEEEEEEEEEEEEEEEEEEEEEEEEEE from the exons ATGTCCGACGATGAAGAGTACAC CAGctccgaggaggaggaggttgTCGAGGAAACCCGCGAGGAGAC AAAACCACCTCAGACACCAGCCGA AGGAGAGGGCGACCCAGAGTTCATCAAGCGTCAGGACCAGAAGCGCTCCGACCTCGATGATCAGCTGAAAGAATACATCACCGAGTGGCGCAAACAGAGATCCAAGGAGGAGGATGAGCTGAAGAAGCTGAAGGAGAAGCAGGCCAAGCGCAAGGTCACCCGCGCCGAGGAGGAGCAAAAGATGGCCCAGCgcaagaaggaggaggaggagcgccGTGTCCGTGAGGCTGAGGAGAAGAAGCAGCGCGAGATCGAGGAGAAGCGCATGCGTCTCGAGGAGGCCGAGAAGAAGCGCCAGGCTATGCTGCAGGCCATGAAGGACAAGGACAAGAAGGGCCCCAACTTCACCATTGCCAAGAAGGATGCAGGCGTG tTGGGACTCTCGTCCGCCGCCATGGAACGCAACAAGACTAAGGAACAGTtggaggaggagaagaagaTCTCGCTGTCGTTCCGCATCAAGCCCTTGGCCATCGAAGGATTCGGCGAGGCTAAGCTGCGCGAGAAGGCCCAGGAGCTGTGGGAGCTCATTGTCAAATTGGAAACTGAGAAGTATGACTTGGAAGAAAGGCAGAAACGTCAGGACTACGAT TTGAAAGAGTTGAAGGAAAGACAGAAGCAACAGCTCAGGCACAAAGCCTTGAAGAAGGGTCTCGACCCGGAAGCATTGACTGGCAAATACCCG CCCAAGATCCAAGTCGCCTCCAAGTATGAGCGACGTGTGGACACCCGCTCTTATGACGACAAGAAGAAGCTCTTCGAGGGT GGCTGGGATGAGATCTCCAAGGACTCGAGCGAGAAGATCTGGAACGAGAAGAAGGAGCAATACACCGGCCGTCAAAAAT CCAAACTGCCAAAGTGGTTCGGCGAGCGACCAGGCAAGAAGGCCGGTGAGCCCGAGACACCCGAAGGCGAGGAGGACGCCAAGGCCGATGAGGACATCGTCGAGGATGATGAGGAGGTCGAGGAGGAGGTCGTTGAGGAGGAAGATGAGGAGGccgaggaggatgaggaggaggaggaggaggaagaggaggaagaagaggaagaggaggaggaagaggaggaggaggaagaagaggaagaggaggaggaggaataG
- the LOC117148672 gene encoding troponin T, skeletal muscle isoform X5 has product MSDDEEYTSSEEEEVVEETREETKPPQTPAEGEGDPEFIKRQDQKRSDLDDQLKEYITEWRKQRSKEEDELKKLKEKQAKRKVTRAEEEQKMAQRKKEEEERRVREAEEKKQREIEEKRMRLEEAEKKRQAMLQAMKDKDKKGPNFTIAKKDAGLGLSSAAMERNKTKEQLEEEKKISLSFRIKPLAIEGFGEAKLREKAQELWELIVKLETEKYDLEERQKRQDYDLKELKERQKQQLRHKALKKGLDPEALTGKYPPKIQVASKYERRVDTRSYDDKKKLFEGGYNTVYAETLEKTWQERQERFTQRTKSKLPKWFGERPGKKAGEPETPEGEEDAKADEDIVEDDEEVEEEVVEEEDEEAEEDEEEEEEEEEEEEEEEEEEEEEEEEEEEEEE; this is encoded by the exons ATGTCCGACGATGAAGAGTACAC CAGctccgaggaggaggaggttgTCGAGGAAACCCGCGAGGAGAC AAAACCACCTCAGACACCAGCCGA AGGAGAGGGCGACCCAGAGTTCATCAAGCGTCAGGACCAGAAGCGCTCCGACCTCGATGATCAGCTGAAAGAATACATCACCGAGTGGCGCAAACAGAGATCCAAGGAGGAGGATGAGCTGAAGAAGCTGAAGGAGAAGCAGGCCAAGCGCAAGGTCACCCGCGCCGAGGAGGAGCAAAAGATGGCCCAGCgcaagaaggaggaggaggagcgccGTGTCCGTGAGGCTGAGGAGAAGAAGCAGCGCGAGATCGAGGAGAAGCGCATGCGTCTCGAGGAGGCCGAGAAGAAGCGCCAGGCTATGCTGCAGGCCATGAAGGACAAGGACAAGAAGGGCCCCAACTTCACCATTGCCAAGAAGGATGCAGGC tTGGGACTCTCGTCCGCCGCCATGGAACGCAACAAGACTAAGGAACAGTtggaggaggagaagaagaTCTCGCTGTCGTTCCGCATCAAGCCCTTGGCCATCGAAGGATTCGGCGAGGCTAAGCTGCGCGAGAAGGCCCAGGAGCTGTGGGAGCTCATTGTCAAATTGGAAACTGAGAAGTATGACTTGGAAGAAAGGCAGAAACGTCAGGACTACGAT TTGAAAGAGTTGAAGGAAAGACAGAAGCAACAGCTCAGGCACAAAGCCTTGAAGAAGGGTCTCGACCCGGAAGCATTGACTGGCAAATACCCG CCCAAGATCCAAGTCGCCTCCAAGTATGAGCGACGTGTGGACACCCGCTCTTATGACGACAAGAAGAAGCTCTTCGAGGGT GGCTATAATACGGTCTATGCGGAAACCTTAGAAAAGACCTGGCAAGAAAGACAGGAAAGATTCACTCAGCGCACAAAAT CCAAACTGCCAAAGTGGTTCGGCGAGCGACCAGGCAAGAAGGCCGGTGAGCCCGAGACACCCGAAGGCGAGGAGGACGCCAAGGCCGATGAGGACATCGTCGAGGATGATGAGGAGGTCGAGGAGGAGGTCGTTGAGGAGGAAGATGAGGAGGccgaggaggatgaggaggaggaggaggaggaagaggaggaagaagaggaagaggaggaggaagaggaggaggaggaagaagaggaagaggaggaggaggaataG
- the LOC117148672 gene encoding troponin T, skeletal muscle isoform X14 — protein sequence MKSTPAPRRRRLSRKPARRRKGEGDPEFIKRQDQKRSDLDDQLKEYITEWRKQRSKEEDELKKLKEKQAKRKVTRAEEEQKMAQRKKEEEERRVREAEEKKQREIEEKRMRLEEAEKKRQAMLQAMKDKDKKGPNFTIAKKDAGVLGLSSAAMERNKTKEQLEEEKKISLSFRIKPLAIEGFGEAKLREKAQELWELIVKLETEKYDLEERQKRQDYDLKELKERQKQQLRHKALKKGLDPEALTGKYPPKIQVASKYERRVDTRSYDDKKKLFEGGWDEISKDSSEKIWNEKKEQYTGRQKSKLPKWFGERPGKKAGEPETPEGEEDAKADEDIVEDDEEVEEEVVEEEDEEAEEDEEEEEEEEEEEEEEEEEEEEEEEEEEEEEE from the exons ATGAAGAGTACAC CAGctccgaggaggaggaggttgTCGAGGAAACCCGCGAGGAGACGTAA AGGAGAGGGCGACCCAGAGTTCATCAAGCGTCAGGACCAGAAGCGCTCCGACCTCGATGATCAGCTGAAAGAATACATCACCGAGTGGCGCAAACAGAGATCCAAGGAGGAGGATGAGCTGAAGAAGCTGAAGGAGAAGCAGGCCAAGCGCAAGGTCACCCGCGCCGAGGAGGAGCAAAAGATGGCCCAGCgcaagaaggaggaggaggagcgccGTGTCCGTGAGGCTGAGGAGAAGAAGCAGCGCGAGATCGAGGAGAAGCGCATGCGTCTCGAGGAGGCCGAGAAGAAGCGCCAGGCTATGCTGCAGGCCATGAAGGACAAGGACAAGAAGGGCCCCAACTTCACCATTGCCAAGAAGGATGCAGGCGTG tTGGGACTCTCGTCCGCCGCCATGGAACGCAACAAGACTAAGGAACAGTtggaggaggagaagaagaTCTCGCTGTCGTTCCGCATCAAGCCCTTGGCCATCGAAGGATTCGGCGAGGCTAAGCTGCGCGAGAAGGCCCAGGAGCTGTGGGAGCTCATTGTCAAATTGGAAACTGAGAAGTATGACTTGGAAGAAAGGCAGAAACGTCAGGACTACGAT TTGAAAGAGTTGAAGGAAAGACAGAAGCAACAGCTCAGGCACAAAGCCTTGAAGAAGGGTCTCGACCCGGAAGCATTGACTGGCAAATACCCG CCCAAGATCCAAGTCGCCTCCAAGTATGAGCGACGTGTGGACACCCGCTCTTATGACGACAAGAAGAAGCTCTTCGAGGGT GGCTGGGATGAGATCTCCAAGGACTCGAGCGAGAAGATCTGGAACGAGAAGAAGGAGCAATACACCGGCCGTCAAAAAT CCAAACTGCCAAAGTGGTTCGGCGAGCGACCAGGCAAGAAGGCCGGTGAGCCCGAGACACCCGAAGGCGAGGAGGACGCCAAGGCCGATGAGGACATCGTCGAGGATGATGAGGAGGTCGAGGAGGAGGTCGTTGAGGAGGAAGATGAGGAGGccgaggaggatgaggaggaggaggaggaggaagaggaggaagaagaggaagaggaggaggaagaggaggaggaggaagaagaggaagaggaggaggaggaataG
- the LOC117148672 gene encoding troponin T, skeletal muscle isoform X8 — protein sequence MKSTPAPRRRRLSRKPARRRKKPPQTPAEGEGDPEFIKRQDQKRSDLDDQLKEYITEWRKQRSKEEDELKKLKEKQAKRKVTRAEEEQKMAQRKKEEEERRVREAEEKKQREIEEKRMRLEEAEKKRQAMLQAMKDKDKKGPNFTIAKKDAGLGLSSAAMERNKTKEQLEEEKKISLSFRIKPLAIEGFGEAKLREKAQELWELIVKLETEKYDLEERQKRQDYDLKELKERQKQQLRHKALKKGLDPEALTGKYPPKIQVASKYERRVDTRSYDDKKKLFEGGWDEISKDSSEKIWNEKKEQYTGRQKSKLPKWFGERPGKKAGEPETPEGEEDAKADEDIVEDDEEVEEEVVEEEDEEAEEDEEEEEEEEEEEEEEEEEEEEEEEEEEEEEE from the exons ATGAAGAGTACAC CAGctccgaggaggaggaggttgTCGAGGAAACCCGCGAGGAGACGTAA AAAACCACCTCAGACACCAGCCGA AGGAGAGGGCGACCCAGAGTTCATCAAGCGTCAGGACCAGAAGCGCTCCGACCTCGATGATCAGCTGAAAGAATACATCACCGAGTGGCGCAAACAGAGATCCAAGGAGGAGGATGAGCTGAAGAAGCTGAAGGAGAAGCAGGCCAAGCGCAAGGTCACCCGCGCCGAGGAGGAGCAAAAGATGGCCCAGCgcaagaaggaggaggaggagcgccGTGTCCGTGAGGCTGAGGAGAAGAAGCAGCGCGAGATCGAGGAGAAGCGCATGCGTCTCGAGGAGGCCGAGAAGAAGCGCCAGGCTATGCTGCAGGCCATGAAGGACAAGGACAAGAAGGGCCCCAACTTCACCATTGCCAAGAAGGATGCAGGC tTGGGACTCTCGTCCGCCGCCATGGAACGCAACAAGACTAAGGAACAGTtggaggaggagaagaagaTCTCGCTGTCGTTCCGCATCAAGCCCTTGGCCATCGAAGGATTCGGCGAGGCTAAGCTGCGCGAGAAGGCCCAGGAGCTGTGGGAGCTCATTGTCAAATTGGAAACTGAGAAGTATGACTTGGAAGAAAGGCAGAAACGTCAGGACTACGAT TTGAAAGAGTTGAAGGAAAGACAGAAGCAACAGCTCAGGCACAAAGCCTTGAAGAAGGGTCTCGACCCGGAAGCATTGACTGGCAAATACCCG CCCAAGATCCAAGTCGCCTCCAAGTATGAGCGACGTGTGGACACCCGCTCTTATGACGACAAGAAGAAGCTCTTCGAGGGT GGCTGGGATGAGATCTCCAAGGACTCGAGCGAGAAGATCTGGAACGAGAAGAAGGAGCAATACACCGGCCGTCAAAAAT CCAAACTGCCAAAGTGGTTCGGCGAGCGACCAGGCAAGAAGGCCGGTGAGCCCGAGACACCCGAAGGCGAGGAGGACGCCAAGGCCGATGAGGACATCGTCGAGGATGATGAGGAGGTCGAGGAGGAGGTCGTTGAGGAGGAAGATGAGGAGGccgaggaggatgaggaggaggaggaggaggaagaggaggaagaagaggaagaggaggaggaagaggaggaggaggaagaagaggaagaggaggaggaggaataG